In the genome of Phaeodactylum tricornutum CCAP 1055/1 chromosome 18, whole genome shotgun sequence, one region contains:
- a CDS encoding predicted protein — protein MRKFFRELASGVRYCHANGIAHRDLKPENLLVHNSRTGSCTLKIADFGLSAAFG, from the coding sequence ATGCGCAAGTTTTTTCGCGAGTTGGCCTCTGGAGTTCGGTATTGCCACGCGAACGGCATTGCTCACCGAGATTTGAAACCTGAGAACCTGCTGGTCCACAACAGTCGCACTGGTTCCTGTACCTTAAAGATTGCTGATTTTGGATTATCGGCTGCATTCGGA